TGCTCCGTCCGGACGGTTTCGGGGTACACCAGACGAGACGGGAGCCGACAGCAGCGTCTCGCCGATACTTCTGGGGGTGATCGAACGATAACCGTCGGTCCGATCGAAGACTGCGTGTACCAGCAACTATTTATTCTCCCCTGCTAAATCCAGATTTAGATATGTCTAATCCTTTGCTCGGACGAGGGGACGCTCCGAGTGAGCGTCGATGAACGAACTGCTCGTCGTTCTCCTCGAATCGCTCCGGGATAGCTACGTCCAGGTGAGCGCGTTCGTCGCGGTGACGGTCCTGGCGTTCGGACTGGCCCAGTACCGGACCGACGGCGCGCTCCTCGCCGCGATCGAGGACAACGAGCGCCTGCAGGTGCTGTTCGGCGGCCTCCTCGGGTTGACCCCCGGCTGTGGCGGCGCGATCGTCGTCATGCCGCTGTACGTTCGCGGAACGGTCAGCTTCGGGACCGTCGTCGCGACGCTCGGCGCGACCGCTGGCGACTCGGCGTTCGTCATCCTCGCGCTCGCCCCGGAAGCCGCGATTTACGCCTACGCGATCGCCTTCGCGGCATCGGTCGCCACCGGCTACCTCGTCGATTCAGTTGGCCTCGGCGTCTCCCGCATCGACGCGGCCGTCGCACAGCTCTCGCCCGCGATGGCCGACGGCGGCACCGTTGTCAACAGTGGCGTCGGGTCCAATCCCGCCCACGACTACGGCTGTCCGGCACCCACCCACGCCCACGAATCGGGGCCGGACCGCCGCTCTCGGGTGCTCACTCCACTCTCCCACTTCGCCCACGTCGCGTGGTGGGTGGCCGCCGTCGCGGGGCTCGTCCTCGGGACGATCTACCTGCTCCGCGGCGGTCCCGAAGTCGCGCTCGCACCCGGGATCGGCTTCGACGGCCTGTTCACGGTCGTCGGGATCGCCGGCGCGGTGCTGTCGCTGTACCTCTACGCGATCGGTCGCCACTACGTCGGCGAGGGAGAGATCGCACGCGCTCGAGACTCCTTCGGGTCGGTCTACGACACGCTCACCCACGCGGCGATGGAGACCAGTTTCGTCACCGTCTGGGTGCTCGTGGCCTTCCTCATCTACGAGTACGCCGTCCTCCTCACGGGGCTAAACGTCGCCACCGTCGCCGCGGCCGCGGGCGTCCTCGCCCCGATCGGCGGCGCGGCCGTCGGCCTGATCCCCGGTTGCGGCCCGCAGATCCTGCTGGCGAGCGTCTACGCCGAAGGCGGCCTGCCCTTCTCGGCGCTGACTGCCAACGCGATCGCGCAGGACGGCGACGCGCTGTTCCCGCTGCTGGCCGTCGACGCCAGAGCGGCGATCGTCGCGACGATCTACAACTTCCTGCCCGCCGTCGTCGTCGGCGTCGCGCTCAACCTGCTCTGGGGACCCGTCTTCGGCATGCCGGAGTTCGGATTCGGCGTGCTCTGAGCGACGGCAGCTTCATCGCGTTCTGGACGTAGCATCAATGGTAGTGATACCGCTGTTGGGCTAGAAGTCGCAGATACGTACACGAGTACGAGCAAAATGTGATACAGACGATAGATATACTAAGATGTAATTCGGCTGTAGTATCATGTTTCTACGGGACGTTCGTCGACGATGGGGCCGCAGACCCCATTCACCCTGGGCGTTCATCGGGTTGCTATTCGCGCCAGGGATCGTCGTCCACGAACTGGCCCACGCGGGGGCATGTCGTCTCCTTGGTGTCGAACTCACTCAGATGAGACTCGTGGGGCTGCCTGTGATTCCGGCCGGTTTGACGAAACCGGCGCTGGGATGGGTGCGTCACGAACGGCCAAGTTCCGCGTGGAAGGCGTTCCTGATCGCGATCGCCCCACTGTTCGTCAACACGGTGGCGGCGCTGTCTGTCTTCACCGCAGTAACGAGGTCCCTCCTTCCCGTTGAAATCATCACCTATCCGAACAAGGTGTCCGGCCTCGTTCGACTCTACTGGGACATCCTCGCAGTCGAAACGGGACCGCAGACGCAACTACTGGGATTGCTTGGGCTCTGGGTTGGGATTTCGTTGGCCGTGACGGCGATGCCGAGCACCCGAGACGCGCTCAATACGATCGTTGTCTCACTCGAATCGGAAGAACTCGAACGACGCCTCGTTTACGGTCCGTCAGTCGTCCTCTTCCTCCTAGCCGGCAGCGCATTTGGCTTTGGACTCCTGTACGCAGTCGCGCTCACAGCCGTCGGACTGGGTGGGAGAGAAGCGCTCGTTGCCGTCCGCTACGATTTCGTCGGATATGTCTTCGTTTCGGTTATCGTCACGCTAACGGTTGAACGGCGCGGGTTCGTCGGAATTCTTCGGAGTCGGTTGACAAACCCTGGTCGCTCGTTCCTCGAGTTGACACCCGTCGTTCTCGGGCGAATACTGGCTCTCCAACGGCGGATCGAAGCCGACGAATCACTCACCGACGAGACTATCGCGTTCCTGGTGGACCACCTCGATCACAGTCATTGGGAGGTCCGCTATCAGTCGGCGTCCGCCCTCGCCACATTCGCCTGGGAAGACCACGGCCGTCTCAGATCGTGGACGGACCGTCTGGTCGAACGAGCGGTCGCCGAATCCGTCGATTCGGTTCGGGTCAAGTTGCTCTACAGTATCAGCGTTGGAGCTATTCCGGATACCGATCGCGAGCTACTTCGTGACGTTAGTATCGACGCGCTCACTGCCGAATCTACGGACCTTCGTCTCGTTGCATCGCAAGTCATCGGCCGACTCGCGAAAGCTGACCCGGAGTTAGTGTCCACGCACGTCGAGACAGTACTCGAGGCGCTTACCGACAGTGAGCTATCGGAAACCGCGCGTGGAAATCTTGCGGTAACGATCTCGAGAATCGCAGACGAAGTTCCGGGTGCAGTCCGGCCGTATCGCGACGACCTCGCGACCTATCGGACGGATTCAAACGAGAAAGTCGCGACATTTGTCGAGCGGGCGCTCGAGCGAACTGCTGACGAGGCCGGTGTATCACAATTGGCCTCGCGTGAGGGCTGAAGCAGTTGTAAACGGAGTTTGAGAGCGGTCGGCTCACGAAGGCGATCTACCTAACTGGTTTCGCCGTCCCTCGG
The nucleotide sequence above comes from Halosolutus halophilus. Encoded proteins:
- a CDS encoding putative manganese transporter; amino-acid sequence: MNELLVVLLESLRDSYVQVSAFVAVTVLAFGLAQYRTDGALLAAIEDNERLQVLFGGLLGLTPGCGGAIVVMPLYVRGTVSFGTVVATLGATAGDSAFVILALAPEAAIYAYAIAFAASVATGYLVDSVGLGVSRIDAAVAQLSPAMADGGTVVNSGVGSNPAHDYGCPAPTHAHESGPDRRSRVLTPLSHFAHVAWWVAAVAGLVLGTIYLLRGGPEVALAPGIGFDGLFTVVGIAGAVLSLYLYAIGRHYVGEGEIARARDSFGSVYDTLTHAAMETSFVTVWVLVAFLIYEYAVLLTGLNVATVAAAAGVLAPIGGAAVGLIPGCGPQILLASVYAEGGLPFSALTANAIAQDGDALFPLLAVDARAAIVATIYNFLPAVVVGVALNLLWGPVFGMPEFGFGVL